The genomic interval GAAGCTTATCTCCAGCGCATTTGCAACTGTTGAAAATGCTGCTTCAGGCTTGTGTACCTGCCAGAAAAAGGTTGTGCTTTTCTTAACAATCGTATCCCAGTATTCATTCCCCCCTGTTCCATTCTCCCACATCCCGTTAGAGGCACCATGAAATTCATGCCCTACACCCTCAACGAAGTAAGTATCTGCTGCCGGGATACCAATTTTGGCAAGACGTTTACTGATTGCATTACTGCCAAAGACATCTGCAAGGCTGGCAAATCCAAATGGAGGGCCACTGGTGAAAGGTACGGTTTCATCGGCTGTACCATGCACCAGGAACATGGGGGCTGAATTATTCGTGCCGATTTTCAAGGTATCATCCACTCCTCCCCACAGGCCCATAATCCCATCCGGGGTTCCGTTATAACCCAGGTTGGCCCCAATGTCAGGATCACCCAGGGACGGGCCGGTATAGTTCTGAAAAAAGGCGGTATAGCTTACCGGTCCCACATAGACGGGCAGTTCTGTGGCATCAAGCGTTACTGAGTTTATTGCTATAAAAGCTCCGGCACTACTGCCGGCAAAATAGACTTTATCAGGATCAATTCCATACTGAGTAGCATTGGCCCTGAGAAACCTCACGGCTGTTCGTCCGTCCTGTATCCCCCTGTAAGCTCCCCGCTGATAATGAAGATCAGCATTATCAAGTACTTCAAGCCCTTTCCGGTAATCAATCGTGGCTGTTACATACCCTTTTCTGGCGAAAGTGTCACAAAAAGCAACCATATCGTCAACCGACCTGTTGCCCGATACAAATCCCCCGGGATGGGCAAAGATGATGGCAGGACGTTTCGATAGTGTATCATTCTGAGGTTGATAGAGGTCCATTACCAGGTTCTGGACAGTTGTAGCCGCTTCGTTGATATAGGGATAATTCAGAAAAGGAGCTGAGCCATAAATGATATCTGAAGTTTTGACTGAGCCAGGAAAAAGAGTGTGAACATACCGAAAGTTTTGTGCACTCAGTGACAAAGTGAGTGTTAGAAATATAGGTATGATTATCAGGAATATGTGTTTCATGGTTGAGGAATCAGAGATGAACAAAGATAAGCATTCCTCTTCACTCTTGATTTCATTCTCTATCTGACCATGCCACGAACCTGTGATTTTGATCTGAGGTATTAATTTTTGAGATTGAGAATGTTTAATACTGATATGAAAAGAGGTGGAATAGCAATATTGAGATGAGGTTATATTACTATTTATTCCAAAATGTGATTAATACTAAAAGGTCAGATTATCTGGCACTTAAAATACATTCGAGTATTAGAAATCATAAGTTAAAACTGGATTGGAATGTATAACTTTATTGACAGTCCTGATACCAGGAAGGAAAAACGCCTGATCTGGGCTTGCACCCGATCGGTGCAGGAGGCAATAGGGTATGTTCACCGAAAGAGTGGGAAGAAAAGCAAAAGCCGGTGGGATCTTTTTCTTAAAGTTCTTTCGGTTTTCGAACTCCTGCTTAAGGTAACCGGTCAGTACAAAAAAGGGATACGGTAATGCTAAAACAATCAGGGTTAATGAAATTTCCCTTGAATATCCTAATCTGCCAGCTGCCTTTAATGGATTCAGGATTCTTCACTTATCCGATTTGCATATCGATAGCATACCTGGTTTTGCTAATATTCTTGTAAAAAAGATAAAACCGCTTCCATTTGACCTATGCCTTCTAACCGGCGACTACCGAAAGGATAT from Bacteroidales bacterium carries:
- a CDS encoding carboxylesterase family protein; translated protein: MKHIFLIIIPIFLTLTLSLSAQNFRYVHTLFPGSVKTSDIIYGSAPFLNYPYINEAATTVQNLVMDLYQPQNDTLSKRPAIIFAHPGGFVSGNRSVDDMVAFCDTFARKGYVTATIDYRKGLEVLDNADLHYQRGAYRGIQDGRTAVRFLRANATQYGIDPDKVYFAGSSAGAFIAINSVTLDATELPVYVGPVSYTAFFQNYTGPSLGDPDIGANLGYNGTPDGIMGLWGGVDDTLKIGTNNSAPMFLVHGTADETVPFTSGPPFGFASLADVFGSNAISKRLAKIGIPAADTYFVEGVGHEFHGASNGMWENGTGGNEYWDTIVKKSTTFFWQVHKPEAAFSTVANALEISFNDQSNGATGWKWDFGDGGSSIEQNPVHTYSSEGTYLVSLFIRNTIQSWDTISQSVIVLDNTGSAEPLAGDIRIFPVPANGMVTIESGKPLSIENIKVYNSSGKEQPVSITKSGNQSKLDVTGWKPGVYMVRLLINGEIVYRKMMVY